The genomic window CTCCTCTTTTCTTGAGAACGTATAGCTCCTAAGATACATTTGCCTACAAGATAAACTTTCCACCGCCGTAGTACGACGCGGACTACCGTCTTGGCTGATAGACTGTACGAACTCTACCTCAGCCATCGGCCACTTGTGAATTTTGGCGTGAGTTCTACCAGGCCGGACACAAATGGcattgtttttgatgtttacaCAATCACCTATGCATTTCGATGCCATGGCCGAATCTctccaatgtttttttttttttttttgtgaatgttGGTTTTTGCTAGATAAAATTAACAAGTTGTAGTGTGAGTAATTATGGAGAGAGATTTGTGGTaataatatatctttttttatttttggcaaCGATTATTATTGACTGAAAAAGTATGACTCAATTAATTAACGTGACTTCCATACTTTCTCCTTAACATGTCATTAAGTAAACAATTGTCTTGTGTATGATAAAGGAAATATTTACATGTGTTTCATCAATATAGtcaagaatatttttttcatagtcattaataataatcataatttttggCATAATAAAGGAAAGATTTGactgaccaaaaaaagaaagaaaattttgacaaCAAATTTGACtgatttataacaaaattatgtgTAGCTAATTTGAAACATTTCGATTAATGTACCTAATCAGATTACTGAACTTGTTCGGTCAACCCAAAATCCTGCTTACTATATAACCTAATCAGTCGATCCTGAAGATAATAACACATCAACTGATTGTGATAAGAATTAAAACTCATACACATTTTGGCTAATgtagaaaatatattcaagAAGAGCAAAATGGGCTTCGAACCTGATTTTATGATGGTTTGGTTAAttagtttgtttgatttggacTAATATAGTAATTtcatacaaattattttgtgaCTAATATCCATTTTGCATGATTAGGCCATTGCTTCCGTATTTGTCAATGGACAAAGATGGGCCTAAACGAACCAAGCCATATATCATTTGTGGGCTTAGGCCCATTTATAGGAGAAAAAGTGGGTAATCGTTTTTCTCAAGTCTCGTTCTTTTGTAGCTAGAGAACTTTTTATATTCGTATGAATAACCATCAAATGCGAGCAATTACGGAttagaaaacctaaaaaaaccgtcatttatttttaatttttccgTTTAATACCTCTAGtatttaatttggaaaaaaaatactttagtTAATTTTGATTACTTATTAAAactttcgtttttttaaaagttagtaTAATCTTATCTTCGAGTTTACTAACGGAATTGTTAATTATGGTTAAAACTTAACTCAtgttaattatgtaaataaatacGATCGCTTTTCTTGTTTATACGAATATGTTGCTGTAGTCAGATGGTTAAAcactttattaattttttcttgaGCCTGTGTTCGAAACCACCTACCTCTTtttaaacgtttttttttttgctgtttttttttcatcttcttcctcgactCTTCTTCTCAGTTACTCTTTTCACTCAATCACCATATCTATGGTTTCGCTACTCAgcctttttgtcttttttattcAAGTTTCTGACAGATTTACTTAACAATGGAAGCAATTGAAGAATTAAAtagatttgggttttgatcTAATCTCCTCAAATTCATCTGGgtttttctaatttcaattGAGCCAAtacttatttttctctcttctttcaattGAGGTTAAATCCtagattttcttatttttcaattgTGAAAACTAAAAGAGCGTAATCAGAAATTTCCTCAATTGCAATGCTAAATATCTAGGGTTtacaataaaaagataatgaattttgaagaagaaacagtttttagaaaaaaataaaaataaaaaaacgtcTTTGGAGGAGGCGCCACTCGAACCCAGacccaaaagaaaactaaatcaaTGTTTAACCATTTGACTACGACAACATATTAGTATTGTCAAGAAAAGcgattgtatatatatttaattaccATGATTTAAGTTTTGACCATAGTTAACGATTCCGTTAGGGTAGTTGACGGAAGTTAACTCGGAAGTACAATtataccaatttttttaaaaccgaAAGTTTTAATAGGCAACCAAAATTAACGAaggtatttttttctaaattaaatacTAAAAGTATTAAACgtccaaattaaaaataaatggcagtatttttgagtttttttcccGTCCACATAATCAACAAATCTCTCCGCTATTATGAACAAACCTCATGTCGTTTCTCTCTTAACAATATGGATTGCAAAGCGTTTTTCCggtttaaaatattatgttcGTTCACGCAAACGCAAGCCAGTATATCAAAACGCAACCGTGAATATTTATCCGGAACAACATTACAACGCAAACGCGAATACAAATCGATCTGAAATTCCAAAATGAAATCACTAAAGCAAATCCTAGACAACACTCTAAAACACTAAAATCCTCAACCACCGAATCCATAGAGAGTTCTTCCTTGTCTCTTAAGAGCATAAACAACATCCATAGCAGTCACCGTCTTCCTCCGAGCGTGCTCAGTGTAAGTAACGGCGTCACGGATAACATTTTCCAAAAAGATCTTGAGAACGCCACGTGTCTCCTCGTAGATCAAACCACTAATACGTTTAACACCACCTCTACGAGCCAATCTCCGAATCGCCGGTTTAGTGATTCCTTGGATGTTGTCTCTCAGAACCTTCCTATGACGTTTGGCTCCACCTTTGCCCAAACCTTTGCCTCCCTTTCCACGACCTGACATTTTCTAAAGGAACCTGAATTTTTCTTCGGAAACTTTTCGATTTGAAGATTTAATTGAGATTGAGATGATTTGAGAATCTTGTTAAGAGGAGATGTCATTTATATACAAGATGGATCTAATTGATTTGAACCGTCAGATGTGTTTTTAGATCTAACGGTTGCAGATAACGATCCGGGTGAACAATGAGATTACTTATTAGCcgttgatttaattttatcgACGCTTAATATTGTCGATCCCCGTGATGCCTGTAAGTGAAAGtttatgaaaatttcaaataagCGCCACGGATTGAGGAATATAGCGCCAAATTCTTTTCACCGTTACTAACGAAATTAAATCatcatagaacaaaaaaaatcgttaTAAcatttcacatatatatatatatatatatatattacgaACGGGTAATATTCATATTTAACacaagtaaataaaacaaaattatttcacAATGGTTAACTAATAACATAAAGTTATACATCGAAAGGTTTGGTTTATGTCACATTAGAGAAGATCCACGTATATACTATCTTGCCTTAGGCTTCACATCAGTATCAAAGGTCACAGTCACATTAAGCTGATCCGAGCTATGACCAGAGTCCATGTTTTGATTATTCCTACTTATCCTCGTGTTTTCAGATGCAAGACACTCTTTAAGATTGATGATTACTTGAGACATGTTTGGTCGTTTGACTGAAGAAGGATTTGCGCATGACATTGCTACTTCAAGAGCTCTCCAGACAGAGTGGGTGTCATAGTTTCCGTGAAGTTTAGGATCCACAATTTGACTAGTATCTCCTTTCTTGATCACAAATGTAACCCATTCTGCTATGTTAGGGTTTTCACGGGTTTGATCAATCACTCGTTGGTTTGTGATAATCTCTAGTAACAAGATCCCGAAACTGTAGACATCACTCTTCTCGGATAACTCACTTGTTAAGTAATATCTGTAAAGGCAAGAAAATGGAGTGTGattcatataatttacatttcTTTAACCACTGAATAAATGTAACATACTTGAACATGGTGCAAAATGTTTAATATACTTACTCGGGATCAAGATATCCTAGAGTACCGGCAACAACTGTTGAAACTTGAGATTGATCGCCTCCTACTTGAAACGATCTAGACAGTCCAAAATCCGCAATTTTGGCCTTGAATTCTTCATCCAACAATATATTTGTACTTTTGACATCTCTATGCACCATTGCTGGTTTGCATCCAGTATGCAAGTATTCTAATCCTAATGCAGCTTCGATAGCTATTTGCAATCTAGTACCCCAATTTAAAACAGAGCCACCGTGTTTTCCTACATCAAAAGTTTGTAATATCATCATAAAGCTACACTAAGCATTATGTGAAATCGTAGATTTTTTACAGAATACAACCATTAAATCaaccattttttaattaattatcttcATTTGGTAATCCATAAAAGATTCAAATGAGTTATATATGTGTTCACCTGATAAATGTTGATGTAAGTCTCCATTAGACATGTATTCATAGATGAGAGCAAAGTGATCTTGTTCATCACAATATCCAACAAGGTTGACCAAATTTATGTGGTGAACCCTAAGAAGAAGTTCAACCTGGCGGCAATGTAAAGCAAACACACACAGACATACAAACATTGgcttaacaaaacataaaataattacattttgttttgcttaacACTTAATTATATGTGGAACAGTTAAAACATATTGTACCTCTGCCTTAAATTCTTTATAGCCTTGTGCTGATGTTTGGGATAGTAGTTTGACAGCTACTTGCTCTGAGCCATTTAGATCGCCATGATAAACAACACCAAACCCCCCTTCCCCAAGAGGTCTTTGCAAGTTCTTAGTCATTTCCATAACTTCTGAATAAgtaaaccttttctttttggtcttGATCCACGGTTCAGGTTTATTTCCTACATGTAAAGCAAATGTaagtatatatagttaaaatatagtaatatatgACTGTTTCTTGATTTAAGAAGTTGTTGTAAATACTCCATACTTGatgacattttctttttgaatacAAAAAGGAGGATCACAACAACGATAGCGGCAATGGAAGCGACTGGTGCAACAACCTTTACCgcaacttttttctttggctTATCTATGCATGTACTAGATAGACAAAGCTCTTTGTTTCCAAGAACACTACATACGagaagtttaaaatatttgaattcatATTTCAAGTTGGGAATTGGGATAATGCATGGTTAGTTATAGAGTAAAATCATGTGAGAATCTTTCTTACTTTAACTTTAGCCCCTCCCTTTCTCTATCGCGAAGAGCTTGAGGAATTGCACCACTAAGTTTATTCCCGCTCAAGTTTCTGTCGAAGTAGAGGAAAATTCATGTGTACACAAAAATGATTGTGTGAACGTAATTAGTAGATAAATCGAGAAAATTTATTACATGACCAACAATGATTTCATAGTGGCTAGAAACTCGGGCACTATTCCACTCAAACTGTTATTTGACAAATCCCTGGGATGTGAAAAACAATGAACCCATATATGCTttgtaattatatatcaaatatctgtagaaaagaaaaaaataaacatgcTGCTTTAATTAATCACGTACTAACAATACTTACAAACTTTCTAGATGCGCCAGATTCTGAAAGTTAGACACTATAGTCCCACTCAAGCCACTCGATGATAAATTTCTGgttataataaacaaattataagtttagattatatataagcatgataatttagtaattttaaaagtgtGTGTGACATAGTTAAATCTTACAAAGAAATTATTCTTGGTGGTGCAGATATATCTGTGATGTTACAATTCAATCCATCCCACAAGAATTGTTTCGGTACGCATGGATCTCCTTGCCAACTGATTCTACTCAGTCCATAAGTAGttctaatgtttttgataGCAACCACTAGCATAAAATTTGATCGATgcgaaaaaaatatttaatgaattAGTTTTCATCGATATGGAAGAacttataacaaaacaaaatgataaaataactGTCTCTTTTAGTTTGATACCTTCAATTTCATTTGTCTGAGATTGTGGAAGCTGGAGAACTGAGTAAACTTCAAAAGCATTAAGTAGAGGTGGAAGTGTcgatttttgggtttttgttaaCTGCATTCGGCAGATACCTCCGTTGCATTGCCTAGGATTTGTTGTAAGCCAGGTCATTATTTCAAGATATTTAGGAGTAACACCTCTAGTGTTAATTGTTTCTCCATTCAATATAATGTCGAATTCTCTAGTGTCATTGGCTTTTAGGACTTGGATCTCCGAGAAGTGCATGTACAAGTAGATTTGATCATCAGGATTCTCCAAACGCCAAACCATTGTCAGTGCTGCATCAAGATTTGTAGGCGTTGCGGCCATCTTAAGAGCAACTTGTGGTGGATCATAGTGATTTTTATTGGACAcatttgaagttgttgaaattTGATTCCATTCGGGTTGAATATATGGAACCCACGAACGATCATAAACATCTTTCGGGTACCTATCACAACTCACAAATTTTCTCTTAGTATTGGTAACAATAAATTCTTTATCATTTAAATGCATAGATCAtgtacatataatattttaagatatataGACTAGTTATGATTTGAAGTTGAATACGTACCGAAGAAGAACGGTGGCATTGCTAAGATACATgcgaaaataatatttcaagGAACCAGATTTAGCGATGTAAGTATCATTCGCCAAAGGTCGTAATTCCAAAGCTGATATCATTGGTATAGTTGCCCCTGTCTTAACAAGACAAATTTGCAAAGAGTTTGATCTTGGAATGTGAATGATCTCCTTCACTGTACCATCTGGCACTATTTGCAAATCTATTGTTGTCCACTTATTAGGACCGATATGCATATCGAATTCAGGGCTAACATTAAGCCCGTCAAAATTTCCATAGAAAAATGTAGCTCTAATAAGGTAGTTCCTCCCTTCTTCCACCCTTAGATCATAGCAGTTTCGTATTCCATCTGGAAAGTATCGTAGGGTTGCATACTGTTTTAAATTTTCCGATTCAAGATTTTTCGGGATTCTACCGGTCTTTCCACTTTGGATGAAATTCTCGTCTGATGAGAACTGTATTCCGGTTTCCGATTCTATGTAAGGTGGCTCATTTAGAGGTAAGCCACAATCTAAACTGATAAAACCTGTTCAGAATGAAACATATGAGTGGTGGTCATGCGTGGGTGTATAGCCGGGGGAAAGAGTAACGTACGGTAAAATAAAAGTGGTAAGACTTACTATGGCCGGCTCTATAGAGATGCCTAACGAAAACTTTCTAAAAAGTGATGTTACTAAGTTTGTTCGGGCGAACTAAAAATCATGTTGTATTCTCCTGAGTTATCTTATAGTTTACTAATAATCTTTCTATAGAAACTTAGACGTACATACCTTCTTGATTTTGTCCTTCAGCAAAACGAATGATGAGGAAAACTCCAAACCAAAACAGCGACAGAAAAACCCAACAAAGATTCTTCATGATTCCTCCGATCACAATACACGCAGAAAAGGATCGACACAATTATATACTTACGTTTCACTTATATACTAAATGTAAGGACACACAAATTAAGCTTCTCTAATATGGACACCAATTAAACCAAGCTAAAGTCAACGATATGAGAAAATGAGTGAATATGGAGTTAATAGTTGtttcaagaaaaccaaatgaagGAGTGAGCAATGATGTCTTCTAGTGAAACATCCAACGTCAcaagattaatatattttaaaagtacgCGAAAAGTCTTCATGCATGCCGTACATGCGTATACGACCAGGTCTTATCACAACCTTGagtagagattttgattggcACAATCAAATGGATTTGCTAATTCCTTAATTTACAAAACACAACTTGCTTAACTAGACTCTTTTCCATTGAACTTGTCAATCTGCAAAATATTTTGAGGTTTAATATTCATAACCATGACGCATGAAGAAACGTTAAGAGGGAGTTGACTTTCGGGTGGTCATAGACTTGAATATATACCATTTTCAAACatgtaaaagtttttttgtgatttttatgCAAAGGTGTGCGTCAAGTTGTTATCCGAAATCGATCAAATAGTCTACACATTCAATTAGAAAACAGTTTTTGAATGGGATTCCAATCCTAGATCCCATAATCATTCTCTTTTGATTCGATCATCCTCCAAGGATTTGGTTACCCTTTCTAAGCTCTTTGATATGGCGAGAGGAATATTTTTTAGAGAAGCGTTACCTGGCCTAGGTTGATGCCATTACATCTTGTCGACTTGTCGTAGGACCTAGGTCAACGATTACAAAGTGCTTTTAGTTAGCAGTATAGTGAAGTGATCTGACTGTATTGGGGCCTGGGCAATATGTTTGGTCTCTGACTGGATATCACCTTGGTCGAGAGGGCGTGCTCCGCATGTTTATGATGCGGACATCCCCCCGTTACTCCGTACAAGTAGATTAAATTACTTTGTCTGCTTCTGGTGATTTGGAAGTGGTCTCTCTATTGGAAGGTTATGAGAAGTGGTTCTAGGACTTGTCTCCCGAAAACACTATTATACGGGCCGAGCCGCCGAAACAGACGGCATATTTGTATTTTCGGGAGGCCGAGGATTTTGCCATCTTTCTATAGAAAAATCTCGGCCAATTTTCTTGATTGATGTGTTGTAGTGGTCTCGTTTGGTAGGCAGAAAATCACTctcaaaacaattaatttcGAATCCAAGTGCAACATTCAaatgcatatatatgttaaacCAGTTAAAATGAATATCATCTGGATGTCGCATGCTAACATCCTAATTCATAAACAAGTTAACTTCAATCTTGAACCAAAGTGAAATCGGAGTGGACACCCTCTAGAGTCTAGACAGATTTAAACATCGATCGGAACAATTCAAGTCAACGGAAGGCATATCTCACTTTAAATATTTCGGCACTAGCCGTGTTGGTTGGTAAAATCGACTATCCTCTCCATTGATAGGGTCTTTAAATTTAATGAACAAGTTGAACATTTTCTGactaataaactaataaataaaaaatatatttcccATTAGAAACTTTCCAAGAAACTTAAATCTACAGTTAAACTTCTATTTGTAGAAACTGACATGTCCTCACGTTTTTTTGAGGATTATTGTCTTGGTACGGCTTTTACTTGAAATGTCTAAAGGAATTGTGTGGCGCCATTGCTTATATAAACTTCATTTATGGTTCAGAACTTGGGACCGtgtctttcttgattttgctTGGAAAGTAAGAGGATATGGAGTTTCCCCATTCGGTTTTGTTGGTCGTACTAATTATTGCAACTTTCGCTATTTCTAACCTTGTTCaagctgaagaagatcaagaaggTATGTATCCACATTATTGAGATATGTTTATAGCGTTTCTATAGCTAGCGGAAATTATAAGATTGTCTTACAACAAAATAAACGAATCTTGAATTTGCATCTTCTACCTAAAGTTGTGAGATTTCAGCcatattgtaaattttatgttttggccTGAAAATTGtagaataatattttctcaaaaaagtTGTGTAATTCTGTGTTTTATGCTGTAATTTTTCACTAAAACTAcagaatcttgttttttttttgcaaaaatgtGGAATTGAGATTTTCCGCAAAATATGCGTCTTAAGACCAAAAATGTGGTAATATAACGAtgattctagggttttgtaCAAAAGAACCATCTAACTCatcaagttttaaaattttactttttaactCTGGAGAATAAAGATTAATCATataaattcagaaaaattacattaaaattCTTATAGTATATTATAAACGTTTTCACGGCCACATACATTACTTTAAATTGATACAATTGAACTCCTTGTTGCGTGAGGctcaattttacaaatttgacGGTAGTGAAATgattatttatgataataattGATGGAtaacttataatattttattctcaTGTATGATTATTTTGATCAACTATCTCTAGAAAGTATTCtgtatagttttttaaatCACTTAGTGACCAATTGGACAGCAGATCATTAGCATTGGTGGAACAAGAAATATTTGTTACGGGGTTCATAAATTTAATcgtaccaaaaaaaaaaaattctttagaaatatattctgattctgtttttttaaatatgtattgctattagatttcttttcaaaattaagaaattaagaataatGTCATTTATTTCTACAAACTCCATAATTGAGCcctttttgaatataaatttatatggGTGAGAATCAAAGTAGTATGAAATATGCAtgttatcatatttttttacaacgtatttatatatctaaactTAGAAGTATAGTCAATGTctaaagataaatcaaaagaaattatatatagagagatacagaagaaagaaaaaaacaaaaaaaaacatgaaaatatatggaaaaatGACCCTATAAAGAAATTGGGTGTTAACTTTACTTGTACTTAAAGACACCATTGTTCCACTAACCAACgctttatttttctgtttgtttagTGACCATTATTTGATCTCTTGCATATCTTCTTAATAGGGTTCATCAGTTTGGATTGCGGTTTACCCCCAAATGAAGTGTCACCATATATCGAGCCGTTTACTGGACTACGGTTTTCATCAGACTCAAGCTTTATTCAAAGTGGAAAAATCGGTAAAGTTGATAAAAGTTTTGAGGCCACGACTCTAAAGTCATACATGACGTTGAGATACTTTCCAGATGGAAAACGCAATTGTTACAATCTTATTGTGAAGCAAGGGAAAACTTATATGATTAGAGCTACAGCTCTATATGGAAATTATGACGGTCTTAATATTAGTCCTAAGTTTGATTTATACATTGGCGCTAACTTCTGGACAACACTAGACGCGGGAGAATATTTATCTGGCGTGGTTGAGGAGGTCAATTACATCCCAAGATCAAATTCTTTAGACGTGTGTCTTGTTAAAACAGACACGTCGACGCCATTCTTATCACTCTTGGAACTAAGGCCTCTAGATAATGATTCTTACCTCACTGGTTCGGGTTCCTTGAAAACTTTCAGGCGGTACTATCTTAGTAATTCAGAATCCGTTATCGCGTAAGTCTGCTTTAAGATGATATTGAGTTATTTTTGGTTGTTCCTCGTTgatgagatttgttttgttatatgaaGCACAGGTATCCAGAAGACGTCAAGGACAGAATATGGGAACCAACCTTTGATTCAGAATGGAAGCAGATTTGGACCACTCTCAAACCGAACAACTCCAATGGTTATCTTGTGCCGAAGAATGTGCTTATGACCGCAGCAATACCTGCAAATGATAGTGCACCGTTTAGATTTACCGAGGAGCTCGATTCTCCTACTGACGAACTTTACGTGTACCTCCACTTCTCTGAGGTTCAGTCACTACAGGCCAATGAATCTAGAGAGTTTGACATTTTATGGAGTGGAGAAGTTGCGTACGAAGCTTTTATCCCTGAATATCTGAATATCACGACAATTCAAACCAATACTCCAGTTACTTGCCCAGGAGGAAAATGCAACTTAGAGCTAAAAAGAACTAAAAACTCTACTCACCCACCTCTTATCAATGCCATCGAGTTTTACACGGTGGTAAATTTTCCACAGTTggaaacaaatgaaactgATGGTACGTTAGTAACCAATGCAAGgttcatatacataaaaatatctcTTATGCTGAATCTAACATATTTATTGTTGTGTTTTATGACAGTTGTTGCTATCAAAGATATCAAAGCAACCTATGAATTGAATAGAATCACATGGCAAGGAGATCCATGCGTCCCACAAAAGTTTATCTGGGAGGGTCTGGATTGCAACAGCAAAGATGCATTAACACTACCAAGAATCACTTCATTGTGAGATATTTAAATAGCACaaactttttatcttttttgttataacaaaCATTTTCTACCTACATCACACTTATTTTTCTGTAACTAGGAACTTGTCTTCAACCGGCTTAACCGGAAATATTGCAGCTGGAATTCAAAATCTTACCCACCTTGACAAATTGTAAGTATGCATGATAATAATTACCTCGAGTATGTAAGCGAGTAAGCGACTTTTGATTCTTACAAACTTCAGGGATTTGTCAAATAACAATTTGACCGGAGGAGTTCCTGAATTTCTAGCTAGTATGAAGTCTCTGTCATTCATGTAAGTTTCTCATGACATATTTAGTTATAGCATTCCTTTGGGATCATGTTCACCTATATGTATGATATTTTTGTGGTTTCATAGAAACTTGAGCAAGAACAATCTGAATGGTTCAATCCCACAAGCTCTtcttaaaagagaaaaggatgGACTGAAGTTATCGTAAGAAGAAACTCCACCCATgcattttcatttaaaatccTTCACCACATGCAGTCAAAATCCTAAACGATCAGTCCCTTTTTTATGTAGTGTTGATGAACAGATTCGGTGTTTTCCTGGTTCATGTGTCATCACTAAGAAGAAATTCCCAGTAATGATTGTTGCATTAGTATCTTCGGCTGTGGTGGTCATTCTAGTGGTACTAGTTctcatttttgtatttaagaagaaaaagccaTCAAATTTGGAAGGTATTCGCCGAAACTCATACACCATGatcaaatcaatatatatgtgaatatcATTCTTGTACTAAATATTTCTCTACAGATCTACCACCGTCATCAAATACGCCGCGTGAAAACATTACATCTACCAGTATATCTGATACATCGAttgagacaaaaagaaaaagattcagTTACTCAGAGGTTATGGAAATGACAAAGAACTTGCAAAGACCACTTGGCGAAGGAGGTTTTGGAGTCGTTTATCATGGTGATATAAATGGTTCATCACAACAAGTAGCCGTTAAACTACTTTCCCAATCATCAACACAAGGCTATAAAGAGTTTAAAGCTGAGGTAAACTCTTCgtaagtttatatatgttaaactTAAACCAATGTGTTTCAtgtgaatttttgttgttgttaatttgGTGTACAGGTCGAACTTTTGTTGAGAGTTCACCACATAAACTTGGTAAGCCTTGTAGGGTATTGTGATGAACGAGATCACTTGGCTCTCATCTAT from Arabidopsis thaliana chromosome 3, partial sequence includes these protein-coding regions:
- the MEE39 gene encoding Leucine-rich repeat protein kinase family protein, yielding MKNLCWVFLSLFWFGVFLIIRFAEGQNQEGFISLDCGLPLNEPPYIESETGIQFSSDENFIQSGKTGRIPKNLESENLKQYATLRYFPDGIRNCYDLRVEEGRNYLIRATFFYGNFDGLNVSPEFDMHIGPNKWTTIDLQIVPDGTVKEIIHIPRSNSLQICLVKTGATIPMISALELRPLANDTYIAKSGSLKYYFRMYLSNATVLLRYPKDVYDRSWVPYIQPEWNQISTTSNVSNKNHYDPPQVALKMAATPTNLDAALTMVWRLENPDDQIYLYMHFSEIQVLKANDTREFDIILNGETINTRGVTPKYLEIMTWLTTNPRQCNGGICRMQLTKTQKSTLPPLLNAFEVYSVLQLPQSQTNEIEVVAIKNIRTTYGLSRISWQGDPCVPKQFLWDGLNCNITDISAPPRIISLNLSSSGLSGTIVSNFQNLAHLESLNLSGNKLSGAIPQALRDREREGLKLNVLGNKELCLSSTCIDKPKKKVAVKVVAPVASIAAIVVVILLFVFKKKMSSRNKPEPWIKTKKKRFTYSEVMEMTKNLQRPLGEGGFGVVYHGDLNGSEQVAVKLLSQTSAQGYKEFKAEVELLLRVHHINLVNLVGYCDEQDHFALIYEYMSNGDLHQHLSGKHGGSVLNWGTRLQIAIEAALGLEYLHTGCKPAMVHRDVKSTNILLDEEFKAKIADFGLSRSFQVGGDQSQVSTVVAGTLGYLDPEYYLTSELSEKSDVYSFGILLLEIITNQRVIDQTRENPNIAEWVTFVIKKGDTSQIVDPKLHGNYDTHSVWRALEVAMSCANPSSVKRPNMSQVIINLKECLASENTRISRNNQNMDSGHSSDQLNVTVTFDTDVKPKAR
- the MEE39 gene encoding Leucine-rich repeat protein kinase family protein (maternal effect embryo arrest 39 (MEE39); FUNCTIONS IN: kinase activity; INVOLVED IN: embryo development ending in seed dormancy; LOCATED IN: endomembrane system; CONTAINS InterPro DOMAIN/s: Protein kinase, ATP binding site (InterPro:IPR017441), Protein kinase, catalytic domain (InterPro:IPR000719), Serine-threonine/tyrosine-protein kinase (InterPro:IPR001245), Protein kinase-like domain (InterPro:IPR011009), Serine/threonine-protein kinase, active site (InterPro:IPR008271); BEST Arabidopsis thaliana protein match is: Leucine-rich repeat protein kinase family protein (TAIR:AT3G46400.1); Has 157192 Blast hits to 122633 proteins in 4636 species: Archae - 101; Bacteria - 13531; Metazoa - 44718; Fungi - 9899; Plants - 69914; Viruses - 393; Other Eukaryotes - 18636 (source: NCBI BLink).) encodes the protein MKNLCWVFLSLFWFGVFLIIRFAEGQNQEGFISLDCGLPLNEPPYIESETGIQFSSDENFIQSGKTGRIPKNLESENLKQYATLRYFPDGIRNCYDLRVEEGRNYLIRATFFYGNFDGLNVSPEFDMHIGPNKWTTIDLQIVPDGTVKEIIHIPRSNSLQICLVKTGATIPMISALELRPLANDTYIAKSGSLKYYFRMYLSNATVLLRYPKDVYDRSWVPYIQPEWNQISTTSNVSNKNHYDPPQVALKMAATPTNLDAALTMVWRLENPDDQIYLYMHFSEIQVLKANDTREFDIILNGETINTRGVTPKYLEIMTWLTTNPRQCNGGICRMQLTKTQKSTLPPLLNAFEVYSVLQLPQSQTNEIEVVAIKNIRTTYGLSRISWQGDPCVPKQFLWDGLNCNITDISAPPRIISLNLSSSGLSGTIVSNFQNLAHLESLDLSNNSLSGIVPEFLATMKSLLVINLSGNKLSGAIPQALRDREREGLKLNVLGNKELCLSSTCIDKPKKKVAVKVVAPVASIAAIVVVILLFVFKKKMSSRNKPEPWIKTKKKRFTYSEVMEMTKNLQRPLGEGGFGVVYHGDLNGSEQVAVKLLSQTSAQGYKEFKAEVELLLRVHHINLVNLVGYCDEQDHFALIYEYMSNGDLHQHLSGKHGGSVLNWGTRLQIAIEAALGLEYLHTGCKPAMVHRDVKSTNILLDEEFKAKIADFGLSRSFQVGGDQSQVSTVVAGTLGYLDPEYYLTSELSEKSDVYSFGILLLEIITNQRVIDQTRENPNIAEWVTFVIKKGDTSQIVDPKLHGNYDTHSVWRALEVAMSCANPSSVKRPNMSQVIINLKECLASENTRISRNNQNMDSGHSSDQLNVTVTFDTDVKPKAR